One genomic segment of Ignavibacteriota bacterium includes these proteins:
- a CDS encoding MerR family transcriptional regulator produces MNNIFLREDFLKEVAISEKILHEFETNNLLKPAGITEDKTVFYTKGSVEQALMLKSLLDMGYAIPELQKIVKKIGLPNNSKILHDEKNIEKFITISGLADQAGVSPRTIKHWEEKGIIESEMRSSGGFRLYSQTYVYMCKLIKDLQLFNYSLEEIKTISDYFRDFLLISNDLNHYQQLETKERLDAMSSAIVQLFSKMNLLKEGIARWENLLKTKQKEIQTIKNKNSKRKNLTANEKDE; encoded by the coding sequence ATGAATAATATATTTCTAAGAGAAGACTTTCTTAAAGAAGTCGCAATATCAGAAAAAATCCTTCATGAGTTTGAAACCAATAATTTATTAAAACCAGCAGGAATTACAGAAGATAAAACAGTTTTCTATACAAAAGGTTCTGTTGAACAAGCATTAATGCTTAAATCATTATTGGATATGGGCTATGCTATTCCGGAATTGCAAAAAATTGTTAAAAAAATTGGGCTCCCCAACAACTCTAAAATTCTGCATGATGAAAAAAACATAGAAAAGTTTATAACTATTAGTGGTCTTGCAGATCAAGCCGGCGTTAGTCCAAGAACAATTAAACACTGGGAAGAAAAAGGAATTATTGAATCAGAAATGAGAAGTTCGGGTGGATTTAGACTTTACTCGCAAACTTATGTTTACATGTGCAAACTTATAAAAGATCTTCAGTTGTTTAATTATTCACTCGAAGAAATTAAAACAATATCCGATTATTTTAGAGATTTTTTACTAATTAGCAACGACTTGAATCATTACCAGCAATTAGAAACAAAAGAGCGGCTTGATGCAATGAGCAGCGCTATTGTACAGCTTTTCTCAAAAATGAATTTACTTAAAGAAGGAATTGCACGATGGGAAAATCTTCTTAAAACAAAGCAAAAAGAAATACAGACAATTAAAAATAAAAATTCTAAAAGAAAAAATTTAACCGCAAATGAAAAGGATGAATAG